From a region of the Synechococcus sp. PCC 7502 genome:
- the petJ gene encoding cytochrome c6 PetJ has protein sequence MKKVISVVLLCMFLLGFSQPAFAVDLESGAKIFKANCAACHALGRNNVVAAKTLKKDALEQYGMYSVDAIITQVTKGKNAMPAFGKKLKADEIENVANYVLAQADAGWKKK, from the coding sequence GTGAAAAAAGTTATATCTGTAGTGCTGCTATGTATGTTTCTGCTGGGATTTAGCCAGCCCGCCTTTGCCGTGGATTTAGAATCTGGAGCAAAAATCTTTAAAGCTAACTGTGCTGCTTGTCATGCTTTAGGACGCAACAATGTGGTGGCAGCTAAAACCTTAAAAAAAGATGCCCTAGAACAATATGGAATGTATTCTGTTGATGCCATTATCACCCAAGTAACCAAGGGTAAAAATGCCATGCCAGCGTTTGGTAAGAAACTGAAAGCTGATGAAATTGAAAACGTTGCTAATTATGTTTTAGCTCAGGCTGACGCTGGTTGGAAGAAAAAGTAG
- a CDS encoding tetratricopeptide repeat protein, translated as MIQKVRVVFRVLVAVFVIGTLLFFSAAFAYSANSSSSSQSSDFDRGIQQILTNDFSAAIASFSKSIDSKTSVTSAYANRCLAYLHLQKYKLAISDCTIAINTQSNPESSLNRGLAYYNLGKYREAIGDFDQVLTINPDFRAYYNRGLARFALNQLPQAIADYDLAINVINHNDPQLSEIYNERGLTYFFLKDMGAALQNYTQAILANHQSDRAYFNRGCAYQKQRNYVAAAQDFSQALRINAHNPEALISRAIAFQNLGKKSEAIADLNAAAQEFLAKGLMDDYAYALDLAKQLSDRTTTA; from the coding sequence GTGATCCAAAAAGTTAGGGTTGTATTCAGAGTTCTAGTTGCAGTATTTGTGATCGGGACTCTTTTATTTTTTTCTGCTGCTTTCGCCTATTCAGCCAATTCTTCTAGTAGTTCCCAATCCAGTGATTTTGACAGGGGAATTCAGCAAATTCTAACTAATGATTTTTCTGCTGCGATCGCCAGTTTTAGTAAGTCCATTGATAGCAAGACTAGTGTAACTTCTGCATATGCTAATCGGTGTTTAGCATACCTGCACCTGCAAAAGTATAAACTGGCAATATCAGACTGCACGATCGCCATTAATACCCAAAGTAATCCCGAATCCTCCTTAAATCGAGGCTTGGCATATTACAATTTGGGAAAATACCGAGAGGCAATCGGTGATTTCGATCAAGTTTTAACGATTAACCCGGATTTTCGCGCCTACTATAATCGAGGACTGGCAAGGTTTGCCTTAAATCAATTACCACAGGCGATCGCTGACTATGATTTAGCTATAAACGTAATCAACCATAATGATCCGCAATTATCGGAAATATATAATGAGCGGGGCTTAACTTACTTTTTCCTCAAAGATATGGGTGCCGCCTTACAAAACTATACCCAGGCAATCTTAGCCAATCATCAAAGCGATCGGGCATACTTTAATCGGGGCTGTGCCTACCAAAAACAAAGAAACTATGTTGCTGCTGCCCAAGATTTTAGTCAAGCTCTTAGGATCAATGCCCATAATCCTGAAGCTTTAATCAGTCGGGCGATCGCCTTTCAGAATCTAGGAAAAAAATCTGAGGCAATTGCCGATCTTAATGCTGCTGCCCAAGAGTTTTTAGCAAAAGGACTAATGGATGACTATGCCTACGCCCTTGATCTAGCAAAACAGTTAAGTGATCGCACTACTACAGCCTAA
- a CDS encoding CHASE2 domain-containing protein: MRAKIRNQIWAWRGVLVVTPITVLLVIALRALGFLQLSELFAYDQLLQLRPSEPQDQRVIIVGIDEIDLQTLEKYPISDRILAELITKIRQQKPRAIGLDIVRDLPVEPGHDELVKVFKTTPNLVGVRTIKSGTGAIAPPPTLQDQGQVSAAELIIDNDGVVRRGFWGAELEKGQSILGLGLYTALEFLNAEPNVRYPQAVQSPHYFKSNDGGYVGAEDLGDQVLLNYRRSEPRFRTVSLRDVLQNKIPQDLFSDRLVLIGVTAVSLKDFFSTPLDRNFGTSFSQTAGVEIHAQVASQVLAAAIDGREGITTWEKPWEYLWIIVWTVGIGIFTWQLRNFRTAQQFWLANLSGVILTVGAIALSDYGAFIVLSWWIPLIPPIIGVVSTGLGMTAFIYVDRLKASEQRYRLIADELRIAEANYRSIFENAVEGIFQMTPKGKFLSVNPSFAEMFGYESPQDLITHLEQTGESLYVSPNCLTELNLLFSETNSDEVSGFEYQAYRRDRSIIWIRESVRIVRDADQNILYYEGIADDYTKAKLAETSLKQQLEDLKIEIDEVKRQKQVSQITESDFFRDIQAELATFSDDDDDFEL, from the coding sequence ATGCGTGCAAAAATCCGTAACCAAATTTGGGCGTGGCGAGGGGTTCTGGTAGTAACGCCAATTACCGTATTATTGGTTATTGCTTTAAGGGCATTGGGGTTTTTGCAACTTTCTGAACTGTTTGCCTATGATCAGTTGTTACAGTTACGTCCTAGTGAACCTCAAGATCAACGGGTAATTATTGTTGGCATTGATGAAATTGACCTTCAAACCTTAGAAAAATATCCCATAAGCGATCGCATTCTTGCTGAGTTAATTACAAAAATCCGTCAACAAAAACCTAGGGCAATTGGGTTGGATATTGTGCGAGATCTACCCGTTGAACCTGGACATGATGAATTAGTTAAAGTGTTTAAGACTACTCCTAATCTTGTGGGAGTCAGAACAATTAAATCTGGGACTGGGGCGATCGCTCCTCCTCCAACCCTCCAAGATCAAGGACAGGTAAGTGCAGCTGAGCTAATTATTGATAATGATGGTGTAGTTCGACGGGGCTTTTGGGGGGCAGAGCTAGAAAAAGGGCAGTCAATTTTAGGCTTAGGATTATATACAGCATTAGAGTTTCTGAATGCCGAACCTAATGTGCGCTATCCCCAAGCTGTGCAATCTCCCCATTATTTTAAGAGTAATGATGGTGGTTATGTGGGGGCTGAGGATTTAGGTGATCAAGTTTTATTAAATTACCGCCGTTCTGAGCCAAGATTTCGCACGGTTAGTTTACGAGATGTGCTGCAAAATAAGATTCCCCAAGATTTATTTAGCGATCGCCTAGTGCTAATTGGGGTGACGGCAGTGAGTTTAAAGGACTTTTTCTCTACTCCTTTAGATCGTAACTTTGGCACTAGCTTTAGCCAAACGGCGGGTGTGGAAATTCATGCTCAAGTTGCTAGTCAAGTTTTAGCTGCTGCGATCGATGGGAGAGAAGGTATTACGACTTGGGAGAAACCTTGGGAATACCTATGGATTATTGTTTGGACTGTTGGAATCGGTATTTTTACATGGCAACTACGAAATTTTCGCACGGCTCAACAATTTTGGCTAGCTAACCTCAGTGGTGTAATTTTAACTGTGGGAGCGATCGCCCTGAGTGATTATGGCGCATTTATTGTACTTAGTTGGTGGATTCCCCTTATACCGCCGATTATAGGTGTAGTTAGTACAGGACTGGGGATGACTGCGTTTATTTATGTGGACAGACTTAAAGCCAGCGAACAAAGGTACCGTCTCATTGCCGACGAATTGAGGATTGCCGAGGCAAACTATCGCAGTATTTTTGAAAATGCGGTAGAAGGAATTTTTCAAATGACTCCTAAGGGGAAATTTTTAAGTGTGAATCCGTCTTTTGCAGAGATGTTTGGTTATGAATCACCGCAGGATTTGATTACCCATTTAGAGCAAACGGGGGAAAGTTTATATGTTAGTCCCAATTGCTTAACTGAACTGAATTTACTTTTTTCTGAGACCAACTCTGATGAGGTTTCAGGTTTTGAATACCAAGCTTACCGACGCGATCGCTCGATTATATGGATCAGAGAAAGCGTCAGAATTGTCCGTGATGCCGATCAAAATATTCTTTATTACGAAGGTATTGCCGATGACTATACCAAAGCAAAACTGGCAGAAACATCCTTAAAACAACAGTTAGAAGACTTAAAAATTGAAATCGATGAGGTGAAGCGCCAAAAACAAGTATCACAAATTACAGAATCCGACTTCTTTCGAGATATTCAGGCTGAACTGGCAACTTTTAGCGATGATGACGATGATTTTGAGCTTTAA
- a CDS encoding DUF928 domain-containing protein — translation MLNFLPRSKTMIAKPLLVSSLLLAVLLAPSLESSANPSQFQRFFYKPRTGMGIPQNSLGGTTRSDSCKSNCPIVLVPADTIPLTASAKPSFLFYVPSMKEGKALFQLFDQQDDKVFQTTFDLTATGGIVQFNLPNDAPNLETGKNYQWRVVIRNTEGTNELKGFVRRVSLSAKVNSQPQTAETYAQEGIWLDMLKTLVDDKAPEATVQMRELLKSVKFEAIANQPLLKCCKPIN, via the coding sequence ATGCTTAATTTTCTCCCTAGGAGTAAAACCATGATCGCCAAGCCTTTACTAGTTAGCTCTTTATTATTAGCTGTTCTTCTTGCCCCAAGTCTGGAGAGCAGTGCCAACCCTAGTCAGTTTCAGAGATTTTTTTACAAACCTCGCACAGGCATGGGTATTCCCCAAAACTCCTTGGGGGGAACCACTAGATCGGATTCATGTAAAAGTAACTGCCCTATTGTTCTGGTTCCTGCTGATACTATTCCCTTAACCGCGTCGGCAAAGCCTAGTTTTTTATTTTATGTTCCCAGTATGAAAGAAGGTAAAGCCCTATTTCAGCTATTTGATCAACAGGATGATAAGGTTTTTCAAACTACTTTTGATTTAACAGCAACTGGTGGTATTGTCCAATTTAATCTGCCCAATGATGCTCCTAATTTAGAGACTGGCAAAAATTATCAGTGGCGGGTGGTAATTAGAAATACTGAGGGGACAAACGAGCTTAAGGGATTTGTGCGGCGAGTCAGCTTAAGTGCAAAGGTTAATAGCCAGCCTCAAACGGCAGAAACCTATGCTCAAGAGGGTATTTGGCTAGATATGCTTAAAACTCTTGTTGATGATAAAGCCCCAGAAGCCACAGTGCAGATGCGAGAATTATTGAAATCCGTGAAATTTGAAGCGATCGCTAACCAGCCCCTGCTAAAATGCTGCAAACCGATTAACTAA